Proteins found in one Serratia plymuthica genomic segment:
- a CDS encoding proton-conducting transporter membrane subunit, whose translation MITDFLPDPLLLLTLSLSGSLLLAALCWLLAIWPRFCAGVCGIGTLLVSLAATAAALPWLFTAPHPARLPWLHYGVEISGLNALLLLVIALSNLFVGLYLCHWLTTLNDHGRTRQGSLMLLMPAALSAAVMADNALALVLLLELAALCGYFLIVRRQDAKSQQAGHSQFLLMRFGTLLLVAAFALIYSQTHSLQFSTMREIALPSALRSGAFLLALAGFGIYAGVMPLHGWVPQAHSSAPAPAASLFSCALMKVGLLGVIKIGMDLLGTPPLWWGLLVLLLAAGTAFFGGLYALMEHDLRRLLAYHTLENIGIILLGIGGAMLGLALQLPELTALALMGGLFHLCNHSLFKSALLLASGAVEQQTGLKDMEKMGGLARLMPWTCIALLVGLVSMAALPPLNGFASEWLIYQGLFQFSAASAFIGRLLGPLLAVALAITGALAVMCVSKVFGVVCLGAPRCEAAANARPAAWPMMLSHLLPALLCLLCGLGAPWLIPLFARLAATLTPQAPLGAHPLVSPPLIAILLLAMPLLPLLIAAVYRGKRQARRASGEAWVCGYGHEASMVITATGFAQPLRVMFAPLYALRQTLQPVALQRWLHRAPLNAFCRGVAAIELAVLLIVALA comes from the coding sequence ATGATCACCGATTTTCTGCCCGACCCGCTGCTGTTGCTGACGCTGTCACTGAGCGGTTCGCTGCTGCTGGCCGCACTGTGCTGGCTGCTGGCGATCTGGCCACGTTTTTGCGCCGGCGTTTGCGGCATCGGCACGCTGCTGGTGTCGCTGGCCGCCACTGCCGCGGCCCTGCCCTGGCTGTTCACCGCGCCTCATCCTGCCCGCCTGCCGTGGCTGCATTATGGGGTGGAAATCAGCGGCCTGAATGCGCTGCTGCTGCTGGTGATCGCGCTGAGCAACCTGTTCGTGGGGCTGTACCTTTGCCATTGGCTGACGACGCTCAATGACCACGGCCGCACCCGGCAGGGCAGCCTGATGCTGTTGATGCCCGCGGCGCTGAGCGCGGCCGTGATGGCGGACAATGCGCTGGCGCTGGTGCTGCTGCTGGAGCTGGCGGCGCTGTGCGGTTATTTCCTGATTGTTCGGCGGCAAGACGCCAAGAGCCAGCAGGCCGGCCACAGCCAATTTCTGCTGATGCGCTTCGGTACGCTGCTGCTGGTCGCCGCTTTTGCGTTGATCTACAGCCAAACCCACAGCCTGCAATTCAGCACCATGCGCGAGATAGCCTTGCCTTCGGCGCTGCGCAGCGGGGCATTCTTGCTGGCGCTGGCAGGGTTCGGCATTTACGCCGGCGTGATGCCGCTGCACGGCTGGGTGCCGCAAGCGCACAGTAGCGCGCCCGCCCCGGCGGCCTCGCTCTTTTCTTGCGCGCTGATGAAAGTCGGGCTGCTCGGCGTGATCAAAATCGGTATGGATCTGCTGGGGACACCGCCGCTGTGGTGGGGGTTGCTGGTGTTGTTGCTGGCGGCCGGCACCGCCTTTTTCGGCGGGCTGTATGCGCTGATGGAGCATGACCTGCGTCGGCTGCTGGCTTACCACACGCTGGAAAATATCGGCATCATCCTGCTCGGCATCGGCGGCGCGATGTTGGGCCTGGCGTTGCAACTGCCTGAACTGACCGCGCTGGCGCTGATGGGCGGCCTGTTTCACCTGTGCAATCACAGCCTGTTTAAATCGGCATTGCTGCTTGCCTCCGGCGCTGTCGAACAGCAAACCGGGCTGAAAGACATGGAAAAAATGGGCGGCCTGGCGCGGCTGATGCCGTGGACCTGTATCGCGTTGCTGGTCGGGCTGGTGTCAATGGCGGCACTGCCGCCGCTCAACGGTTTCGCCAGCGAGTGGTTGATTTATCAAGGCCTGTTCCAGTTCAGCGCCGCTTCGGCCTTTATCGGCCGGTTGCTTGGCCCGTTGCTGGCGGTGGCGTTGGCGATCACCGGCGCGTTGGCGGTGATGTGCGTCAGCAAAGTGTTTGGCGTGGTGTGCCTCGGCGCGCCGCGCTGTGAAGCCGCCGCCAACGCCCGGCCGGCGGCGTGGCCGATGATGCTCAGCCATCTGCTGCCGGCCTTGCTGTGCCTGCTGTGCGGCCTTGGCGCCCCCTGGTTGATCCCGCTGTTTGCCCGGCTGGCCGCCACCCTGACTCCGCAAGCGCCGCTCGGCGCCCATCCGCTGGTTTCCCCGCCGCTGATCGCCATTTTGCTGTTGGCGATGCCGCTGCTGCCGTTGCTGATCGCTGCGGTTTATCGGGGGAAACGCCAGGCGCGCCGTGCAAGCGGCGAAGCCTGGGTCTGCGGCTACGGCCACGAAGCCTCGATGGTGATCACCGCCACCGGCTTCGCTCAGCCGCTGCGGGTGATGTTCGCGCCGTTGTACGCCCTGCGCCAAACCTTGCAACCGGTCGCATTACAGCGCTGGCTACACCGCGCGCCTCTCAACGCGTTTTGCCGTGGCGTCGCCGCCATCGAGCTGGCGGTGCTGCTGATCGTGGCGCTGGCCTAA
- a CDS encoding 4Fe-4S dicluster domain-containing protein, which produces MNRFLIADAKLCMGCNTCMASCATEHRLAGLQALPRLQVMRNARDSAPVMCRQCEDAPCAQVCPVNAITHQDDAIVLNESLCVSCKLCGIACPFGAIGFGGSVPLAIPGDCQTALAPPPPAPARPVSAFLDCQPGVRAVAVKCDLCAFSPDGPACIRTCPTNAIRLVADHDVRQASERKRRNAMQALAAELPFVSPPVARKEPNR; this is translated from the coding sequence ATGAACCGCTTTCTTATTGCGGATGCCAAATTATGCATGGGTTGCAATACCTGCATGGCCAGTTGCGCGACCGAACATCGCCTGGCCGGTTTGCAAGCCTTGCCGCGTTTACAGGTGATGCGCAATGCGCGCGATTCCGCGCCGGTAATGTGCCGCCAGTGCGAAGACGCGCCCTGCGCGCAGGTTTGCCCGGTGAACGCGATAACGCATCAGGATGACGCCATCGTGCTGAACGAGAGCCTGTGCGTCAGTTGCAAACTGTGCGGCATCGCCTGCCCGTTTGGCGCCATTGGTTTTGGCGGCAGCGTGCCGCTGGCCATTCCCGGCGATTGCCAGACCGCGCTGGCGCCGCCGCCGCCCGCTCCCGCTCGCCCGGTCAGCGCGTTTCTCGATTGCCAACCGGGGGTGCGCGCGGTGGCGGTGAAATGCGATTTGTGCGCCTTCAGCCCTGACGGCCCGGCGTGCATTCGCACCTGCCCGACCAACGCCATCCGGCTGGTTGCCGACCACGACGTGCGGCAGGCCAGCGAACGAAAACGCCGCAATGCGATGCAGGCGTTAGCCGCCGAATTGCCGTTTGTCAGCCCTCCCGTCGCCCGCAAGGAGCCGAACCGATGA
- the hycA gene encoding formate hydrogenlyase regulator HycA: MSTINELTSQADYIAGKNNRLMAQWQHYHNTLVKAVTTAKQNINHEFICGQGQDIRFTLFNHFTLRIQLSDGFYSRDICYSINLAAPNEEENFAPFAHATLDESGLIDGQINNRDRQAVLEHYLNKIAVIYQCLFDSLHGDCAIHEELKKIVLPA; encoded by the coding sequence ATGAGCACAATAAATGAACTGACCAGCCAGGCCGATTATATCGCCGGCAAAAACAACCGTTTAATGGCGCAATGGCAGCATTACCACAATACGCTGGTCAAAGCGGTAACCACCGCAAAACAGAATATTAATCATGAGTTTATCTGCGGACAGGGCCAGGACATCCGCTTCACGCTGTTCAATCACTTCACCTTGCGCATTCAACTGAGCGACGGTTTTTACAGCCGCGATATCTGCTACAGCATTAATTTGGCCGCGCCAAACGAAGAGGAAAATTTCGCCCCTTTCGCTCACGCCACGCTGGATGAAAGCGGCCTGATTGACGGCCAAATCAATAACCGTGACAGGCAGGCCGTGCTGGAGCATTACCTGAATAAGATCGCCGTTATTTACCAATGCTTATTTGACTCTTTGCATGGCGACTGCGCCATTCATGAAGAATTGAAAAAAATTGTTCTGCCGGCCTGA
- the hypA gene encoding hydrogenase maturation nickel metallochaperone HypA yields the protein MHEITLCHYALEIMQQHAQQQQARRITAVWLEVGAYSCVEAQALHFCFDMVCRGTLAEGCTLHLQQQQALSWCHDCQCEVTLPLPQVRICPHCEGHNLRVQADDGIQIKRLEIE from the coding sequence ATGCACGAAATAACGCTTTGCCATTACGCGCTGGAGATTATGCAGCAGCATGCGCAGCAACAGCAGGCGCGGCGAATCACCGCCGTGTGGCTCGAGGTGGGCGCATATTCCTGCGTCGAGGCGCAGGCGCTGCATTTCTGTTTCGACATGGTGTGCCGCGGCACGCTGGCCGAAGGCTGCACGTTGCATTTACAGCAACAGCAGGCGCTGAGCTGGTGCCATGACTGCCAATGTGAAGTGACCTTGCCGTTGCCGCAGGTGCGCATCTGCCCGCACTGCGAAGGCCACAACCTGCGCGTGCAGGCCGACGACGGCATACAAATAAAACGTCTGGAAATCGAATAA
- the hypB gene encoding hydrogenase nickel incorporation protein HypB, with the protein MCSTCGCAEGEVAIEGDAQPARVPFRPRQNPKGDLHYGFGAAGTHAPGISQRRMLEIETNVLAKNDRLAAHNREHFAAQQILALNLVSSPGSGKTTLLTQTLLRLRDSVPCAVIEGDQQTTNDAERIRSTGVAAIQVNTGKGCHLDAQMVHDAAHRLALQPHSLLFIENVGNLVCPAGFDLGERHKVAVLSVTEGEDKPLKYPHMFAAARLMLLNKIDLLPHLDFDLDACIANARRVNPQIEIITLSATRGDGMDQWLNWLAAQRCA; encoded by the coding sequence ATGTGTAGCACTTGCGGTTGCGCCGAGGGCGAAGTGGCCATCGAAGGCGACGCTCAGCCCGCCAGGGTGCCGTTCCGCCCGCGTCAGAACCCGAAAGGCGATCTGCATTACGGCTTTGGCGCGGCCGGCACCCATGCGCCCGGCATCAGCCAGCGGCGCATGCTGGAAATAGAAACCAACGTGCTGGCGAAGAATGACCGCCTGGCGGCGCACAATCGCGAACATTTCGCCGCGCAACAGATCCTGGCGCTGAACCTGGTGTCCAGCCCCGGTTCCGGCAAAACCACCCTGCTGACGCAAACCCTGCTGCGGCTGCGCGATAGCGTGCCGTGCGCGGTGATAGAAGGCGACCAGCAAACCACTAACGACGCCGAACGCATTCGCTCCACCGGCGTGGCGGCGATCCAGGTTAATACCGGCAAGGGATGCCATCTGGACGCGCAAATGGTGCATGACGCTGCCCACCGCCTGGCGCTGCAACCCCACAGCCTGCTGTTTATCGAAAACGTCGGCAACCTGGTGTGCCCGGCCGGGTTTGATCTCGGCGAACGGCACAAGGTGGCGGTGCTGTCGGTGACCGAAGGCGAGGACAAGCCGCTGAAATATCCGCACATGTTCGCGGCGGCGCGGCTGATGCTGCTGAACAAGATCGATTTGCTGCCGCATCTGGATTTTGATCTCGACGCTTGCATCGCCAATGCGCGGCGGGTCAATCCGCAGATTGAAATCATCACGCTGTCCGCCACTCGCGGCGACGGCATGGATCAGTGGCTGAACTGGCTGGCGGCGCAACGATGTGCATAG
- the hypC gene encoding HypC/HybG/HupF family hydrogenase formation chaperone: protein MCIGIPGRIVALDPRHSQHAWAEVCGARREINIALVCRAGEPPEALLGCWVLIHVGFALSRLDEQEAVEMLAALQAMGEVENDVALFMTGEGNDEIRR, encoded by the coding sequence ATGTGCATAGGCATTCCGGGGCGAATTGTCGCGTTGGACCCACGACACTCGCAGCATGCGTGGGCGGAGGTGTGCGGCGCCCGGCGTGAAATCAACATTGCGTTGGTGTGCCGGGCCGGCGAGCCGCCTGAGGCGCTGCTGGGTTGTTGGGTGCTGATCCACGTCGGTTTCGCCCTGAGTCGGCTGGATGAACAGGAAGCGGTGGAGATGCTGGCGGCGTTGCAGGCGATGGGCGAAGTGGAAAACGACGTGGCGCTGTTTATGACGGGGGAAGGCAACGATGAAATACGTCGATGA
- the hypD gene encoding hydrogenase formation protein HypD, protein MKYVDEFRDPQLVKSLLQRIAQRAATLPFSAERPLQLMEVCGGHTHAIFRFGLDKLLPPQVEFIHGPGCPVCVLPMGRIDACHEIAANPSVIFCTFGDALRVPGKQGSLMQARERGADVRVVYSPLDALQLARANPQRQVVFFALGFETTMPVTAVTLQQARLAGIENFSVFCQHISLIPTLRSLLQQPEVRIDGFLAPGHVSMIIGTEPYRFISGEYHKPLVVTGFEPLDILQGVMMLIEQFCEGRSRTENQYRRVVPQSGNLLAQQAMAEVFAVGGSSEWRGLGTIADSGIGLSAAYADFDAERRFQPRPQQAADDPRACCGAVLTGRCKPRDCPLFGGVCTPQNAFGALMVSSEGACAAWYQYRRETEENAV, encoded by the coding sequence ATGAAATACGTCGATGAATTCCGCGATCCGCAGTTGGTGAAATCGCTGTTGCAGCGCATTGCGCAACGGGCGGCAACGTTGCCGTTCAGCGCCGAACGTCCATTGCAGTTGATGGAAGTGTGCGGCGGCCACACGCACGCCATTTTCCGTTTTGGCCTGGATAAACTGCTGCCGCCGCAGGTGGAGTTTATCCATGGGCCGGGTTGCCCGGTGTGCGTGCTGCCGATGGGGCGCATCGACGCCTGCCATGAAATCGCCGCCAACCCTTCGGTGATTTTTTGCACCTTTGGTGACGCGCTGCGGGTGCCGGGCAAACAGGGTTCACTGATGCAGGCGCGGGAACGCGGTGCCGATGTGCGGGTGGTGTATTCGCCGCTGGACGCGCTGCAACTGGCGCGCGCCAATCCGCAGCGGCAGGTGGTGTTCTTTGCGCTCGGTTTTGAAACCACCATGCCGGTGACTGCCGTCACGCTGCAACAGGCGCGTTTGGCGGGCATTGAGAATTTCAGCGTCTTCTGCCAGCACATCAGCCTGATCCCGACGTTGCGCAGCCTGCTGCAACAGCCGGAGGTGCGCATCGACGGTTTCCTGGCACCGGGCCATGTCAGCATGATCATCGGCACCGAACCCTACCGCTTTATCAGCGGCGAATATCATAAACCCCTGGTGGTGACCGGTTTTGAACCGCTGGATATTTTGCAAGGCGTGATGATGCTGATTGAACAGTTTTGCGAGGGGCGCAGCCGCACCGAAAACCAATACCGCCGGGTGGTGCCGCAAAGCGGCAACCTGCTGGCGCAGCAGGCGATGGCGGAGGTGTTTGCGGTCGGCGGCAGCAGCGAATGGCGCGGATTGGGCACCATTGCCGATTCCGGCATCGGCCTGAGCGCCGCCTATGCCGATTTTGACGCCGAACGCCGCTTTCAACCCCGGCCGCAGCAGGCGGCGGATGACCCGCGCGCCTGCTGCGGCGCGGTGCTGACCGGCCGCTGCAAACCGCGCGATTGCCCGCTGTTCGGCGGCGTCTGCACGCCGCAAAACGCCTTTGGCGCACTGATGGTGTCTTCCGAGGGCGCTTGCGCCGCCTGGTATCAATATCGTCGAGAAACAGAGGAAAACGCCGTATGA
- the hypE gene encoding hydrogenase expression/formation protein HypE, giving the protein MNSVISLAHGSGGKAMQQLLESLFLPAFANPQLEQREDQARIALASLMRQGDRLAFTTDSYVIDPLFFPGGDIGKLAVCGTANDLAVSGATPRYLSCGFILEEGLPLAELTRVVASMAATAREAGIQIVTGDTKVVQRGAADKLFINTAGIGVIPQNIEWSAQRIQADDAIIVSGTLGDHGATILNLREQLGMAMDITSDCAVLTPLIAPLRAIDGVHALRDATRGGVNAILHEYAAASGFGIDIDEQRLPVKPAVRGICELLGLDAINFANEGKLVLAVAQAAVPAVLAALHGHPLGADAAVIGRVSDGATQVRLRGAYGISRLLDLPHAEPLPRIC; this is encoded by the coding sequence ATGAATTCGGTTATTAGCCTGGCGCACGGCAGCGGCGGCAAAGCTATGCAGCAACTGCTGGAATCGCTTTTCCTGCCCGCCTTCGCCAACCCACAGTTGGAACAGCGTGAAGATCAGGCGCGCATCGCGCTGGCGTCGTTAATGCGGCAGGGCGATCGGCTGGCGTTTACCACCGACAGCTACGTCATAGATCCGCTGTTTTTCCCCGGCGGCGATATCGGCAAGCTGGCGGTATGCGGCACCGCCAACGATCTGGCGGTCAGCGGGGCGACGCCGCGCTATCTGTCCTGCGGATTTATTCTGGAGGAAGGGCTGCCGCTGGCTGAATTGACGCGGGTGGTGGCGTCGATGGCGGCAACCGCCCGCGAGGCCGGCATTCAGATCGTGACCGGCGATACCAAAGTGGTGCAGCGCGGCGCGGCGGACAAGCTGTTTATCAACACCGCCGGCATTGGCGTGATCCCGCAGAACATCGAATGGTCGGCGCAGCGCATTCAAGCCGATGACGCGATCATCGTCAGCGGCACCCTGGGCGACCACGGCGCCACCATTCTCAACCTGCGCGAGCAGCTTGGCATGGCGATGGACATCACCAGCGATTGTGCGGTGCTAACGCCGCTGATTGCGCCATTGCGGGCGATTGACGGCGTACACGCACTGCGCGACGCCACCCGCGGCGGCGTGAACGCCATACTGCACGAATACGCCGCCGCCAGCGGTTTCGGTATCGACATCGACGAGCAGCGCCTGCCGGTGAAACCGGCGGTGCGCGGCATTTGCGAACTCTTGGGGCTGGACGCGATTAATTTCGCCAATGAAGGCAAGCTGGTGCTGGCGGTGGCGCAGGCGGCGGTTCCGGCGGTATTGGCCGCGTTGCACGGGCACCCGTTGGGCGCGGATGCGGCGGTGATCGGCCGGGTGAGCGACGGCGCTACACAGGTGCGGCTGCGCGGAGCCTATGGCATCAGCCGGTTGCTCGATTTGCCGCATGCCGAGCCTTTACCTCGCATTTGTTGA
- the flhA gene encoding formate hydrogenlyase transcriptional activator FlhA — protein MSNASIEKQELLEITRLLFSQRGYGDVLIQLQQIVRRWRLADDVALVLLHPNSARVSFHGQDGNGQPLNYQDETLLANGPIALLRENAQPLRLCSADLHQRYPQLAMLALYPPLSHYCLMPLRAGGQLLGGCELSRNDGKAFSDAALGSLATLMELTALAVEQVQLRETAERQQRQLRHERDDFRVLVDVTNAVLSKLDLDDLIGEISSEIHRFFKTDAISIVLPGDREDRVTIYATHYLQDNVAKRQQYSVPLAGTLSEKVMQSGEMLLLNLKHSDPLAEYERQLFDLWHEQIQTLCVLPLIFGQKTLGVLKLAQCQPDNFNAANLRVLQQIAERIAIAVDNALAYQEISRLKESLVHENLYLTEQINDDNPDFSEIVGRSAVMSRVLKQVEMVAKSDCSVLILGETGTGKELIARAIHNLSERRDQRMVKMNCAVMPAGLLESDLFGHEKGAFTGASTQRMGRFELADKGTLFLDEVGEIPIESQPKLLRVLQEREFERVGGNKLLSVDVRLIAATNRDLQQMVADREFRSDLYYRLNVFPILIPPLRERPEDIPHLVKFLTYKIARRMKRTIDSIPAETLRLLSQMPWPGNVRELENVIERAILLTRGTVLNLQLPELQYAQPSMAPIAAPPQTIAGEDEYQRIVRVLKETNGVVGGPRGAAQRLGLKRTTLLSRMKKMGI, from the coding sequence ATGTCGAATGCAAGCATAGAAAAACAGGAACTGCTGGAAATTACCCGCTTGTTGTTCAGCCAGCGCGGCTATGGCGATGTGCTGATCCAACTGCAACAGATCGTCCGGCGCTGGCGGCTGGCGGACGATGTGGCGCTGGTGTTGCTGCACCCGAACAGCGCGCGAGTCAGTTTCCACGGCCAGGACGGGAATGGCCAGCCGCTGAACTATCAGGACGAAACGCTGTTGGCCAATGGGCCGATCGCGTTATTACGCGAGAATGCGCAGCCGCTGCGCCTGTGCAGCGCCGATCTGCACCAGCGCTATCCGCAGTTGGCGATGCTGGCATTGTATCCGCCGCTCAGCCATTACTGCCTGATGCCGTTGCGTGCCGGCGGGCAACTGCTTGGCGGTTGCGAACTGTCGCGCAACGACGGCAAAGCGTTCAGCGATGCGGCGCTTGGCTCACTGGCCACCCTGATGGAGTTGACGGCGCTGGCGGTGGAGCAGGTTCAGCTGCGCGAAACCGCCGAGCGGCAGCAGCGCCAGTTACGCCATGAGCGCGATGATTTTCGCGTGCTGGTGGATGTCACCAATGCCGTGCTCTCCAAGCTGGATCTGGACGATCTGATTGGCGAGATCTCCAGCGAGATCCACCGCTTCTTTAAAACCGATGCCATCAGCATTGTGCTGCCGGGCGATCGCGAGGATCGCGTGACGATCTACGCCACCCATTATCTGCAAGATAACGTGGCTAAACGTCAGCAATACAGCGTACCCCTGGCCGGCACGCTGTCGGAAAAGGTGATGCAGAGCGGCGAAATGCTGCTGCTGAACCTGAAACACTCGGATCCGCTGGCCGAGTATGAACGGCAGCTGTTTGATCTGTGGCATGAGCAAATTCAGACGCTGTGCGTGCTGCCGCTGATTTTCGGCCAGAAGACCCTCGGCGTGCTGAAGCTGGCGCAATGCCAGCCGGATAACTTCAACGCCGCCAACTTGCGGGTGTTGCAGCAGATTGCCGAGCGTATCGCCATTGCGGTCGATAACGCGTTGGCTTATCAGGAAATCAGCCGGTTGAAAGAGAGCCTGGTGCATGAAAACCTGTATCTCACCGAACAGATTAATGACGACAACCCGGATTTCAGCGAGATCGTCGGCCGCAGCGCGGTGATGTCCCGGGTGTTGAAACAGGTAGAAATGGTGGCGAAAAGCGACTGTTCGGTGCTGATTCTCGGCGAAACCGGCACCGGCAAAGAGTTGATTGCCCGTGCCATTCACAATTTGAGCGAGCGCCGCGATCAACGGATGGTGAAAATGAACTGCGCGGTGATGCCGGCCGGGCTGTTGGAAAGCGATCTGTTCGGCCATGAAAAGGGCGCATTTACCGGCGCCAGCACCCAGCGTATGGGGCGTTTCGAGCTGGCGGACAAAGGCACGCTGTTTTTGGACGAGGTGGGGGAGATCCCGATTGAGTCGCAACCTAAATTGCTGCGTGTGCTTCAGGAGCGCGAGTTTGAGCGGGTTGGCGGCAACAAGCTGCTTTCCGTCGATGTGCGTTTGATCGCCGCCACCAACCGCGATCTGCAGCAGATGGTCGCCGACCGCGAATTCCGCAGCGATCTCTATTACCGGCTCAATGTCTTCCCGATACTGATTCCGCCGTTGCGTGAGCGGCCGGAGGATATTCCGCATCTGGTGAAATTTCTTACCTACAAGATTGCACGGCGCATGAAACGCACCATCGACAGCATTCCGGCCGAAACGCTGCGCCTGCTGAGCCAAATGCCGTGGCCGGGCAACGTGCGCGAACTGGAAAACGTCATCGAGCGGGCAATACTGCTGACGCGGGGCACGGTGCTTAATCTGCAACTGCCGGAGCTGCAATATGCGCAGCCTTCAATGGCGCCAATCGCAGCGCCTCCGCAAACGATTGCGGGCGAGGATGAATATCAACGGATTGTGCGGGTACTGAAAGAAACCAACGGCGTGGTCGGTGGGCCGCGTGGCGCTGCGCAACGGTTAGGACTGAAACGTACGACCCTGCTTTCTCGGATGAAGAAAATGGGCATTTGA
- a CDS encoding tryptophan halogenase family protein, protein MSNPIKNIVIVGGGTAGWMSASYLVRALQQQANITLIESAAIPRIGVGEATIPSLQKVFFDFLGIPEQEWMPQVNGAFKAGIKFVNWRQSPDHSHNDYFYHLFGNVPNCDGVPLTHYWLRKREQGFQQSMAYACYPQPGALDGNLAPCLHDGTRQMSHAWHFDAHLVADFLKRWAVDRGVNRVVDEVVEVNLNDRGFISSLLTKEGRKLEADLFIDCSGMRGLLINQALKEPFIDMSDYLLCDSAVATAVPNDDAQVGVEPYTSSIAMNSGWTWKIPMLGRFGSGYVFSSKFTSRDQATTDFLNLWGLSDNQPLNQIKFRVGRNKRSWVNNCVSVGLSSCFLEPLESTGIYFIYAALYQLVKHFPDTSFDPRLADAFNAEITYMFDDCRDFVQAHYFTTSREDTPFWQANRHDLRLSDSIKEKVERYKAGLPLTTTSFDDATYYETFDYEFKNFWLNGNYYCVFAGLGMLPDRSLPLLQLRPESIEKAEAMFARIQREAERLRASLPTNYDYLRSLRKGDAGLSRSGPTPASPESR, encoded by the coding sequence ATGAGCAATCCGATCAAGAATATCGTCATCGTGGGTGGCGGCACTGCGGGCTGGATGTCCGCCTCGTACCTCGTCCGGGCGCTCCAGCAGCAGGCGAATATTACGCTCATCGAATCTGCGGCGATCCCCAGGATCGGCGTGGGCGAGGCGACCATCCCGAGTTTGCAGAAGGTGTTCTTCGACTTCCTCGGGATACCGGAGCAGGAGTGGATGCCCCAGGTGAACGGCGCGTTCAAGGCCGGTATCAAGTTCGTGAACTGGAGACAGTCTCCCGACCACTCGCACAACGATTACTTCTACCATTTGTTCGGCAATGTGCCGAACTGCGACGGCGTGCCGCTTACCCACTACTGGCTGCGCAAGCGCGAACAGGGCTTTCAGCAGTCGATGGCGTACGCCTGCTACCCGCAGCCCGGGGCGCTCGACGGCAATCTGGCGCCCTGCCTGCACGACGGCACCCGCCAGATGTCCCACGCGTGGCACTTCGACGCGCACCTGGTGGCCGATTTCCTGAAGCGCTGGGCCGTCGATCGCGGGGTGAACCGCGTGGTCGACGAGGTGGTGGAGGTAAACCTGAACGACCGCGGTTTCATCTCCAGCCTGCTCACCAAGGAGGGCCGGAAGCTGGAGGCGGACCTGTTCATCGACTGCTCCGGCATGCGCGGGCTCTTGATCAACCAGGCCCTGAAAGAGCCCTTCATCGACATGTCCGACTACCTGCTGTGCGACAGCGCGGTCGCTACCGCCGTACCCAACGACGACGCGCAAGTGGGGGTCGAACCCTACACCTCCTCGATCGCCATGAACTCGGGGTGGACCTGGAAGATTCCGATGCTGGGCCGGTTCGGCAGCGGCTACGTGTTCTCGAGCAAGTTCACCTCCCGCGACCAGGCCACTACCGACTTCCTCAACCTCTGGGGCCTTTCGGACAATCAGCCGCTCAACCAGATCAAATTCCGGGTCGGGCGCAACAAGCGGTCGTGGGTCAACAACTGCGTCTCTGTCGGGCTGTCGTCGTGCTTTTTGGAGCCTCTGGAATCGACGGGGATCTACTTCATCTACGCGGCGCTTTACCAACTGGTGAAGCATTTCCCAGACACCTCGTTCGACCCGCGGTTGGCCGACGCGTTCAACGCCGAGATCACCTACATGTTCGACGACTGCCGAGACTTCGTTCAGGCTCACTATTTCACCACGTCGCGCGAAGACACGCCGTTCTGGCAGGCGAACCGGCACGACCTGCGGCTCTCCGACTCCATCAAAGAGAAGGTTGAGCGCTACAAGGCGGGGCTGCCGCTGACCACCACGTCGTTCGACGATGCCACGTACTATGAGACCTTCGACTATGAATTCAAGAACTTCTGGTTGAACGGCAACTACTACTGCGTCTTTGCCGGCTTGGGCATGCTGCCTGACCGATCGCTGCCGCTCTTGCAACTTCGACCGGAGTCGATCGAAAAGGCCGAGGCGATGTTCGCCCGTATCCAGCGTGAGGCCGAGCGTCTGCGGGCGAGCCTGCCGACGAACTATGACTACCTGCGGTCGCTGCGCAAGGGCGACGCGGGGCTGTCTCGATCCGGGCCGACGCCCGCGTCGCCGGAGAGCCGGTAG